A single region of the Phaenicophaeus curvirostris isolate KB17595 chromosome 4, BPBGC_Pcur_1.0, whole genome shotgun sequence genome encodes:
- the SPINK2 gene encoding serine protease inhibitor Kazal-type 2 produces the protein MAVPVLLLLPALLAGLLSCPRAAASFPPACQNYGMPGCPRNFQPVCGTDGKTYSNECMLCLYNSENNKDVQIFKEGVC, from the exons ATGGCGGTGccggtgctgctgctgctgcccgcCCTCCTCGCCG GGCTCCTGTCGTGCCCCAGAGCCGCCGCGAGCTTCCCG CCTGCTTGCCAGAACTACGGTATGCCTGGATGCCCAAGGAACTTCCAACCAGTTTGTGGGACTGATGGAAAGACCTACTCAAATGAGTGCATGCTCTGCCTTTACAACAG tGAAAACAACAAGGATGTCCAGATTTTCAAGGAGGGAGTATGCTGA